One window from the genome of Prosthecobacter vanneervenii encodes:
- a CDS encoding tubulin beta chain gives MKVNNTIVISIGQAGNQIAASFWKTICQEHGIDPMTGQTAQGQAPRGNWSAFFTKLGESTSGSYVPRAVMVDLEPSVIDNIKATSGSLFNPGNLISRTEGAGGNFAVGYLGAGREVLPEVMSRLDSEIDKCDNVGGIIVLHATGGGSGSGFGALLIESIKEKYPEFPVLSCAVLPSPQVSSVVTEPYNTVFTLNTLRRAADACLIFDNEALFELAHRKWNIESPTVDDLNLLITEALAGLTASMRFSGFLTVEISLRELLTNLVPQPSLHFLMCSFAPLTPPDRSKFEEMGVEEMIRSLFDNGSVFAACSPMEGRFLSTAVLYRGIMEDKPLADSALAAMREQLPLTYWIPTAFKIGYVEQAGISHRKSMVLLANNTEIARVLDRICHNFDKLWQRKAFANWYLNEGMSEEQINALRASAQELIQSYQVAEESGAKAKVQDSSADYPRSSASSDDSRSGMSLRDLVDRRRA, from the coding sequence ATGAAGGTCAACAACACAATCGTCATTTCAATCGGTCAGGCCGGCAATCAGATTGCCGCCTCTTTTTGGAAAACCATCTGTCAGGAGCACGGCATCGATCCCATGACAGGCCAGACCGCTCAGGGACAAGCCCCGCGTGGAAACTGGAGCGCCTTCTTCACCAAACTCGGTGAGTCCACCTCCGGCAGTTATGTGCCTCGTGCGGTCATGGTGGACTTGGAGCCCAGCGTCATTGACAATATCAAAGCCACCTCAGGTTCTCTCTTTAATCCGGGCAATCTGATCAGCCGTACCGAAGGTGCTGGCGGCAACTTTGCTGTCGGCTACCTGGGCGCTGGCCGTGAGGTGCTGCCTGAAGTGATGAGCCGTCTGGACTCCGAGATCGACAAGTGTGACAACGTGGGCGGCATTATTGTGCTGCACGCCACGGGTGGTGGCTCCGGCTCCGGCTTCGGTGCCCTTCTTATCGAGTCCATCAAGGAGAAATATCCTGAGTTCCCGGTACTGAGCTGCGCCGTTCTTCCCTCTCCACAGGTCTCATCCGTGGTCACGGAGCCTTACAACACGGTCTTCACCCTCAACACCCTGCGCCGCGCTGCGGATGCCTGCCTCATCTTTGACAACGAGGCGCTCTTCGAACTGGCCCACCGCAAGTGGAACATCGAAAGCCCGACGGTGGACGACCTGAATCTGCTCATCACAGAGGCTCTGGCCGGACTGACTGCATCCATGCGCTTCAGCGGTTTCCTCACGGTAGAAATCAGTCTGCGCGAGCTCCTCACGAATCTGGTGCCTCAGCCATCGCTGCACTTCCTCATGTGCTCCTTTGCGCCTCTGACGCCTCCGGACCGCAGCAAGTTTGAAGAAATGGGCGTCGAGGAAATGATTCGCAGCCTGTTTGACAATGGCTCAGTCTTCGCCGCCTGCTCGCCGATGGAAGGCCGCTTTCTCAGCACCGCAGTGCTCTACCGCGGTATCATGGAGGACAAGCCCCTGGCGGACTCCGCCTTGGCCGCCATGCGCGAGCAACTGCCGCTTACCTACTGGATCCCAACGGCGTTCAAGATTGGATACGTGGAGCAGGCGGGCATCTCTCACCGCAAGAGCATGGTGCTCCTGGCCAACAACACGGAAATCGCCCGTGTGCTGGACCGGATCTGCCACAACTTTGACAAGCTCTGGCAGCGCAAGGCTTTCGCCAACTGGTACCTCAACGAGGGCATGTCCGAAGAACAGATCAACGCCCTGCGCGCCTCCGCCCAGGAGCTCATCCAGAGCTACCAGGTGGCCGAGGAGAGCGGTGCCAAGGCCAAAGTACAGGACAGCTCAGCAGACTATCCGCGCAGCAGCGCCAGCTCCGATGACAGCCGTAGTGGCATGAGCCTGCGCGATCTCGTGGACCGCCGCCGCGCCTAA